The Virgibacillus dokdonensis genome includes a window with the following:
- a CDS encoding sigma-54 interaction domain-containing protein has translation MNKNYILNTILATEDDAIVVIAPDCKVLFWNDAAVQTYTIHQDEIIGKPITDFFQDEDLLLLYVLKTKQPVKNAYHRPREDKHVVINSAPIYNDNNELIGVVSIDRDVSNIVRLNENLLSTSTELNELKRKIYMNKEETPFSKMKGRSPALQKTIRIARKVASTDATTLILGESGTGKEICAQAIHDASARRDGPFIPVNCGAIPEALFESELFGYERGTFTGAEKQGRKGKIEMADGGTLFLDEIGELPKKMQVKLLRVLQENRVFRIGDSKGKGLNVRFIAATNQDLEKLMNENKFRSDLYYRLDVIQVKMPSLRERTEDIPELANYFLKQFASQYQMPVPLLKEEVITQLVAYKWPGNIRELRNLMERITILAENGYINWEELTQHFNLQRKKVEQNKITDMSLLQEKEELEKERIIQLLEKYNGNKSVAAKKLGISRVTLYKKIQQFKINTC, from the coding sequence ATGAATAAGAATTACATATTAAATACAATTCTTGCAACAGAAGATGATGCTATAGTAGTTATTGCACCTGATTGTAAAGTTTTATTTTGGAATGATGCTGCAGTTCAAACGTATACGATTCACCAAGATGAAATCATTGGCAAGCCAATAACAGATTTTTTTCAAGACGAAGATTTATTGCTTTTATATGTTTTAAAAACGAAACAACCTGTTAAAAATGCGTATCATCGTCCTAGAGAGGATAAGCATGTTGTAATAAATTCCGCTCCGATTTACAACGATAACAACGAATTGATTGGTGTAGTGTCCATTGATCGTGATGTTTCTAACATTGTAAGATTAAATGAAAATTTGTTATCAACTTCTACAGAGTTAAATGAACTTAAGAGAAAAATATATATGAATAAAGAAGAAACCCCTTTTTCAAAAATGAAAGGGAGAAGTCCAGCTTTACAAAAAACCATACGTATTGCTAGAAAAGTCGCTAGTACAGATGCCACAACGCTTATCCTTGGGGAAAGTGGAACAGGAAAAGAAATATGTGCGCAAGCTATTCACGATGCAAGCGCTCGAAGGGATGGACCTTTTATACCTGTAAATTGTGGTGCTATTCCAGAAGCGCTGTTTGAAAGTGAGTTATTTGGATATGAAAGAGGGACATTCACAGGGGCGGAAAAACAAGGGAGAAAAGGAAAAATAGAAATGGCTGATGGAGGTACTTTATTTCTAGATGAAATTGGTGAGCTTCCTAAAAAAATGCAAGTGAAGCTTCTTCGAGTATTGCAAGAAAACCGGGTTTTTAGAATTGGAGATTCAAAGGGAAAAGGGTTAAATGTGCGGTTCATTGCAGCAACGAATCAAGATCTTGAGAAACTTATGAATGAAAATAAGTTCCGTTCGGATCTATATTATCGACTCGATGTTATTCAAGTGAAAATGCCATCGTTGAGAGAGAGAACGGAGGATATTCCAGAGCTTGCTAACTATTTTTTGAAACAATTTGCATCCCAATACCAAATGCCTGTCCCTTTATTAAAAGAAGAAGTTATAACGCAACTTGTTGCTTACAAATGGCCAGGAAATATACGAGAACTTCGTAATCTTATGGAGAGAATTACGATATTGGCTGAAAATGGATATATCAACTGGGAAGAGCTGACGCAACACTTTAACTTGCAGAGAAAAAAAGTGGAACAGAATAAAATAACTGATATGTCTTTATTGCAGGAAAAGGAAGAACTCGAAAAAGAAAGAATTATACAGTTGCTAGAAAAATATAATGGCAATAAATCAGTTGCTGCTAAAAAACTAGGTATCTCACGTGTGACTTTATATAAAAAGATACAGCAATTTAAAATTAATACATGTTAA
- a CDS encoding proline racemase family protein, whose product MINISSLLQAIDTHTVGEPTRIILKGIPKLETNTMWDKKQELEEKFDHLRAVLMNEPRGHSNMFGAFITEPCNKNCDLGVVFANTKGYLNMCGHGTIAVVTAGISLGMIEKKEKVLLDTPAGIISCHVTFENEKVKRVSFHNAPAFVYRRNLTVKIEENLELTLDISYGGNFFAILDATQLSLSISLNNAEKFIDLGMKIKDAVNKQITISHPDYPHINTVDLVEFSEQVEDNYYRNVVVFGNGQIDRSPCGTGTSAKLALLNFPVGEQMKHESIIGTSFTASVVKQTKVGHFNAIIPQVSGSAWITGFHQFVIDQDDPFKHGFSV is encoded by the coding sequence TTGATTAATATCTCAAGCCTATTACAAGCAATCGATACACATACAGTGGGAGAGCCAACTAGAATTATTTTAAAAGGGATACCTAAATTAGAAACAAATACGATGTGGGATAAGAAACAAGAGCTAGAAGAGAAATTTGACCATTTAAGAGCAGTTTTAATGAATGAGCCAAGAGGGCACTCAAATATGTTCGGAGCATTTATTACCGAACCCTGTAATAAGAATTGTGATCTCGGCGTTGTTTTCGCTAATACGAAAGGCTACTTGAATATGTGTGGTCACGGTACTATCGCTGTAGTTACTGCGGGAATTTCACTTGGTATGATTGAAAAAAAAGAAAAGGTTCTTCTTGATACACCTGCTGGTATTATTTCATGCCATGTAACATTTGAAAACGAAAAAGTAAAACGAGTCTCATTCCATAACGCCCCTGCTTTTGTGTACAGACGAAACCTTACTGTGAAAATAGAGGAAAATCTAGAATTGACGTTGGATATTTCCTACGGTGGTAATTTTTTTGCCATATTAGATGCTACTCAACTTTCTTTAAGCATATCGCTTAATAATGCGGAAAAATTTATTGATTTAGGGATGAAAATAAAGGATGCGGTTAATAAACAGATAACTATTTCACACCCAGATTATCCGCATATAAATACAGTAGATTTAGTAGAATTCAGTGAACAAGTTGAGGACAATTATTATCGTAATGTCGTTGTATTCGGAAATGGTCAAATCGACCGTTCACCTTGTGGAACTGGCACCTCGGCAAAACTTGCTTTACTTAATTTCCCAGTTGGTGAGCAAATGAAACATGAAAGTATAATTGGTACTTCCTTTACTGCGAGTGTTGTAAAACAAACAAAAGTCGGTCATTTTAATGCTATTATTCCACAGGTATCTGGTTCTGCATGGATAACAGGATTCCATCAATTTGTAATTGACCAAGATGACCCCTTTAAGCACGGATTTTCGGTATAG